The proteins below come from a single Hemibagrus wyckioides isolate EC202008001 linkage group LG22, SWU_Hwy_1.0, whole genome shotgun sequence genomic window:
- the wdr54 gene encoding WD repeat-containing protein 54, which translates to MAKMYHREKSIQLKSSASALYNNLSVLRLAPRSLTHFAVVHANVVNLVSASWDGLNYSHRQLQSKEGNVATSSSLIMQAAWCVLPSRDLLVVTSQKGIQMYESDGSIMVYWHALDTPETPTAKAIFARGIAAVRDKYICVGVSSGAVLVFDVPSKGSNITLSEVLEEHTEAVTDMASECSGSAEYIADLVSADDSGLLCVWKSGGDFQLLNKIPGFDMSCSSVKLWKGTVIAAYGTGQIRLYEGVTGILHAEVNAHARWIYSLDIAPFTGLLLSAAEDSFVRVWHLNPAPENNSVEIEHLYNECVTDTQICGAKFCDGDGYAFAVTGYDLSEIIRYTQA; encoded by the exons ATGGCCAAAATGTACCACCGGGAGAAAAGTATTCAGCTAAAGAGCAGTGCTTCAGCGCTGTACAACAATTTGAGTGTGTTGCGCTTGGCACCACGTTCCCTCACCCATTTTGCTGTTGTGCACGCCAATGTAGTGAACCTAGTGAGTGCCTCCTGGGATGGGCTCAACTACTCACACCGACAGCTGCAGTCCAAAGAGGGCAATGTGGCCACCAGCTCCTCTCTCATCATGCAG GCAGCTTGGTGTGTTCTTCCATCTAGAGATCTACTTGTCGTCACTTCTCAGAAAGGGATTCAG ATGTATGAGTCTGATGGATCTATTATGGTGTACTGGCATGCACTGGACACACCAGAGACACCCACAG CTAAAGCCATTTTTGCACGGGGGATTGCTGCTGTGAGGGACAAATACATCTGTGTAG GGGTCTCATCTGGGGCAGTGCTGGTTTTTGATGTTCCCAGTAAAGGAAGTAACATCACATTATCCGAAGTCCTGGAGGAACACACTGAGGCTGTCACAGACATGGCTTCTGAGTGCTCAGGAAGTGCG GAATACATTGCTGATTTGGTGAGTGCTGATGACTCAGGCCTTCTGTGTGTCTGGAAGTCTGGGGGAGATTTTCAGCTACTCAACAAGATCCCTGGATTTGA TATGAGCTGCTCATCAGTTAAACTGTGGAAAGGCACGGTCATAGCTGCCTATGGCACAGGCCAAATCCGCCTCTATGAGGGTGTCACTGGGATATTGCATGCTGAGGTTAATGCCCATGCTCGCTGGATCTACTCCTTAGATATTGCTCCTTTCACTGGACTG CTGCTCTCAGCTGCTGAGGACTCCTTTGTTCGCGTGTGGCATTTAAACCCAGCACCAGAAAACAACAGTGTGGAG ATTGAGCACCTTTAcaatgagtgtgtgactgacactCAGATTTGCGGAGCCAAGTTCTGTGATGGTGACGGCTACGCTTTTGCTGTCACAGGCTATGACCTAAGTGAGATCATCCGCTACACACAGGCATAA